Part of the bacterium genome, CGTTTTGCGGATGTCACCGGTAATCATGCCCGGCTCTACAGTAGCCGTGAAATTTTCTTCATCCAGTTCAAGCAAACGGTTCATGTGTTCAAAACAGATAATGATGGATTCATCAATAGGAACACACGCACCATTCAAACCAGAACCAGCCCCTCTGGGAACAATGGGTAACTTTAGCTTGTGCGCAAGCTTGACAATGTTTTGGATATCTTGTGTGCTCTTTGGAAAAACCACCGGACAACTGAATAAAGGCGTGCAAGCACTTTCATCTCTTTGGTAATCCATGCATTTTTCATGATCAGTCATTATTACAATATCGGGATGATCGGTATTGAGTGCATTCAAAAATGCTTGAGTTTTATTTGGGTAGTCCATGTTCAGCTTATATCTATCTTTAAAAAGATATCAACTCCATTGCATATTATAGAATTGGTGGATTATTTTTGCCATGACACATGCTTTTCAATTGCTTTAAAAATAGCATCTACAACTAAGGCCATAGCGGCAGCAGGAATAGCACCTAATAAAATATAATAGGTATTGGCTTGTGAGATGCCTTGAAAAATTGGGTCTCCTAAACCTCCAGCACCAATAAGAGAAGCTAAGGTTGCTGTGCCAATGGTAATAACAGCGGCTATTCTAATCCCAGCAAAAATTTGTGGTAGAGCCAGAGGCATCAAAACATAGCGCAAGAGCTGTTTTTGATTCATGCCCAAGCTTAAGGCAGATTCTTTGGTATGCTTGGGTATGGATGAAATTCCTGTATAGGTGTTGGTAATGATGGGTAAAAGTGAGTATAGGAGTAAAGCAACAATAGAAGGTTTGATTCCAATGCCCAAAACAGGAATTAAAAAGCCAAGAAGGGCTAGGCTTGGAACAGTTTGTAAAACATTGCTGATGAAAAATACAACCCTTTTAAAAATCTTGTTTCTTTGGGCATAAACGCCTAAGGGTACAGCTAAAACAATTGAGCATAAAATGACAAAAAAGCATAGCAATGCATGTTCAAAAGTCTTTTTAAAGAGCAACGCTTGTTGTGATTTTACAAATTTAAAAAAACCGAGATTTTGTGAGCTGTTTTTTTTAAGGCTTGTTTTACTTCTTGTCTTAAAAATATGACTTTGTAAAAATTCTTTGGCAACTACATCGACAGCATAACCATACTCATCAACTTGTTGATTAAGTTTTTGCATGGTGGCATTATCGATTTTATTTTCAAAAGCAGAAAATAGTTTTTGTACGGCGGGGTTGTTTTTTACCAGAGAGTTTTTGGCTAGCCAAGCGGCATGGTAAGGCGGAAAATATTGTTTGTTGTCTTCAAGAATATCCAGCTTAAATTTAATGATTCTAGCATCTGTAGAGAAGGCAGTGATAATGTCAACAAGTTGATTATCAATGGCTTGATACATAAGCCCAGGTTCTAGATTGATTTGCTTGATATTATTAAGGTTTAAGTTGTACCACTGACTTAGACCTTTTAAGCCATCGGGCCGGGTAAAAAAAGCATGGGGTGCGCCCATTTTTATTCTTTGGGTCTCTGATTGTGCTAATAAATTTTTTAACTGTTCGATGTTGGTAATGCTTTTAAACTTTTCATCGCTATTTCTTACAGCAAGGGCATAAGTATTATTAAAGCCTATGGGTTTAGACCAGCTGAGATTATACTGTTGCATAAATTCTTTATGCACAATGTTCCAAATATTTTCTGGATTGGATTCACCGTGAAGTTTTAGGATAGAGATATAACCTGTGCCAGTGTATTCTGGATAAAGATCTATGCTTCCTTGTTTAAGGGCTTCAAACACAATATGTGAACCAGCAAGGTTCAGCTTTCTTTCTACCTCTTCTCCTTGATGCTCCAGATATTGGGCTGCCAACTCGCCAAGAATAAGTTGTTCAGTAAAATTTTTTGAACCAATGATAATTTTAGCTGAAACTGCTTGAGTAAAAAGCAAAAAAAACCCTACGCATAGACTTTTTATTTTAAAATCAATAGTCATAGCGCTGGCTTTCAATAAAAGATTGAACAAGAGGGTTGCCTGTGTTTTCTAAAAATGAACGGGGTGAGCCCTGCTGAATCATAGAACCTTCATTGAGAAAAAAAATATGTTCACTTAACATAAACGCTTCATGGATATCATGCGTAACCATGACTATGGTAGTGCTGTGTTTTTTATGCAAGTCTTTCAGTGTTTCTTGCAAAGAGCGTTTGGTTACAGGGTCTAAGGCTGAGAAAGGCTCATCTAAAAGTAAAACTTTGGGTTGCATGATTAAAGCCCTGGCCAAAGCCACACGTTGCTTTTGCCCGCCGCTGAGTTGGGCTGGCAGTTTATTCCAAACATCGTTAGGGTCTAGATGTAAGTCTTCCAAAATAGATTTGATTTTTTCATCCGTTACCCGATCTAAGCTATTTTGTATTATTCCGGGTAAGGCAATGTTTTTCCATACAGGTAAATGGGGAAATAAACTTTCTTGTTGGATGACATAAGCTACAAATTTTCTTAATTGGGATAGTTGCCAGTTTTTTTTGCCATCAACTGTGATACTTCCAGACTGTATTGGAACCAAAGCGTTGATTGTTTTTAACAAAGTTGTTTTTCCGCAACCACTGGGTCCAATAAGACTTACTAAACGCCCAGCTTGAACAGATAAACTAATATTATTTAGGATCTGTATATGATTAAAACGTACAGAGATGTCTTGTAGCTCTAGCAAATCAGACAGAAGCTATCACAGTTTAGTCAATTATAAAAATAATGGGGCGCTCTATCAACAATGATAGACCTGTGCTATATCTTACTTAAAAAAAAATGATTGGAGTCATAAAAAAATATCGCCGTTATGTAATAGTTGTTGTCATGTTAGCAGCTTGCTCAAAAGGACGTTATTTGCCAGAACCCTATCCTCTAGGGCAGGAATACTTTGCCTATACTCCAAATGCAAGTTGTGATTGTGATTTAATCATTGACCAAGACCAAAACACGGTTGATGCCAGAACCTTTGCACCTGGAACTGAGTTATGTTTCAATGCACAACTTAGTCCCACTAGAGGCCCCATACGATTTGAAAATTTAAAGGGTACACGCACAAAACCAATTATTATTCGTAACTGTATGGGAAGGGTTAATCTTGTTTCCAGTGACCATAGACCTGCGCTGTATGCACAAGGCGAGTATTTTAGGATTACAGGTAAAGGTCAGAATGAAAGTTTTATAGGCTTAGAGTTTCAGGCCAGTCAGGCGGCGCAAGCCATTGCTATAGGAAAATCCAGTTATTTTGAGATAGATCATGTACATATCAGTGCATCACAGTTTGCAGGCATTATGGCTAAAGTCGATCCCAGTTCTGATGATTGTAAATATGGAGACCGTCGTTATGACAGCTTTATCATGAAGCATATTCATATTCATCATAATACAATTGAAAACACCGGCGGTGAAGGGATTTATGTGGGTAATAGTTTTTATGGGGGAACAACTTCGCAATACTGTTTGAGTAACCCAAATTGCGGTAGTTGGATTTGTGGAGGTATTCAGTTTCCTCATGAAGTGATGGATGTTTATATATGGAATAACACTATAAGTGAAACTGCTTGGGATGCCGTGCAAGTGGGAAGTACTATTCATAATTGTTTTATTGATAACAATAGGATCAGTCAGTGGGGGCAAGCCAATGTAAGTGGGCAAAACTATGGTGTTCAAGTGGGACAGGGATCAAGTTGTCAGGTTAGTCAGAATACTTTAACCAACGGTAAAACGGGTTTTCATATATCCGGTTTGGGTAATACTGTTGTTGAGAGCAATCAAGTATTAAATTTTAGTGGCAATGGGATTTTGGTGAATCCCTATGCATCACCCCTATCCAGCGACATCGTTAAGAAAGGTTTTTTAGGAGGGTTTATTCTAAGAGATAATACTTTTACTACAGTTACAAGTTCTTTGCCTATAATCAGAGATGTACGGCGAGAAAACTTAGTGCCACCAGAGGGCAACGCTATTCATGACAATAGTATCAACGCAACAACAGAGAGTTTTCAGTTGTCATCAGAGTATCATTGGGAGCTTTATAACAACCTCATCAATTAGCTTAGGGTCAATTTTTAGTTTAGTTGCGAAACTCCGGCATTTTATCAAAATATGAAAAAACAAAGTTGAGTGCAATCAAACGGTTTAAGTGACATTGTGTTTCTTGAGGAAGGCTAACAAAAAAACTCTGCCACTGGGTAGGAATATTTAAAGGAGATAAAAAGTGTTCATCCAAGGCGCGTTGAATTCTATTATGTCCACCGTTGTAGCCTAAAACTGCCAGTGGCCAATAATTATAGTTATCATACATGTTGCTAAGATAGCGGCAAGCAGCATC contains:
- a CDS encoding ABC transporter permease subunit, translating into MTIDFKIKSLCVGFFLLFTQAVSAKIIIGSKNFTEQLILGELAAQYLEHQGEEVERKLNLAGSHIVFEALKQGSIDLYPEYTGTGYISILKLHGESNPENIWNIVHKEFMQQYNLSWSKPIGFNNTYALAVRNSDEKFKSITNIEQLKNLLAQSETQRIKMGAPHAFFTRPDGLKGLSQWYNLNLNNIKQINLEPGLMYQAIDNQLVDIITAFSTDARIIKFKLDILEDNKQYFPPYHAAWLAKNSLVKNNPAVQKLFSAFENKIDNATMQKLNQQVDEYGYAVDVVAKEFLQSHIFKTRSKTSLKKNSSQNLGFFKFVKSQQALLFKKTFEHALLCFFVILCSIVLAVPLGVYAQRNKIFKRVVFFISNVLQTVPSLALLGFLIPVLGIGIKPSIVALLLYSLLPIITNTYTGISSIPKHTKESALSLGMNQKQLLRYVLMPLALPQIFAGIRIAAVITIGTATLASLIGAGGLGDPIFQGISQANTYYILLGAIPAAAMALVVDAIFKAIEKHVSWQK
- a CDS encoding ATP-binding cassette domain-containing protein, with product MLELQDISVRFNHIQILNNISLSVQAGRLVSLIGPSGCGKTTLLKTINALVPIQSGSITVDGKKNWQLSQLRKFVAYVIQQESLFPHLPVWKNIALPGIIQNSLDRVTDEKIKSILEDLHLDPNDVWNKLPAQLSGGQKQRVALARALIMQPKVLLLDEPFSALDPVTKRSLQETLKDLHKKHSTTIVMVTHDIHEAFMLSEHIFFLNEGSMIQQGSPRSFLENTGNPLVQSFIESQRYDY
- a CDS encoding right-handed parallel beta-helix repeat-containing protein, with product MIGVIKKYRRYVIVVVMLAACSKGRYLPEPYPLGQEYFAYTPNASCDCDLIIDQDQNTVDARTFAPGTELCFNAQLSPTRGPIRFENLKGTRTKPIIIRNCMGRVNLVSSDHRPALYAQGEYFRITGKGQNESFIGLEFQASQAAQAIAIGKSSYFEIDHVHISASQFAGIMAKVDPSSDDCKYGDRRYDSFIMKHIHIHHNTIENTGGEGIYVGNSFYGGTTSQYCLSNPNCGSWICGGIQFPHEVMDVYIWNNTISETAWDAVQVGSTIHNCFIDNNRISQWGQANVSGQNYGVQVGQGSSCQVSQNTLTNGKTGFHISGLGNTVVESNQVLNFSGNGILVNPYASPLSSDIVKKGFLGGFILRDNTFTTVTSSLPIIRDVRRENLVPPEGNAIHDNSINATTESFQLSSEYHWELYNNLIN